Proteins from a single region of Nicotiana tomentosiformis unplaced genomic scaffold, ASM39032v3 Un00302, whole genome shotgun sequence:
- the LOC138903991 gene encoding uncharacterized protein: MWEDSHEEGSPPAGWSEFTDAFIDHFLPAETMATRVVEFETLKQGSKSVLEYHMEFVRLSKYAAHMMPTMETMVHRFMQGLSRLVINEAATAALNSDMNYGKMVAFAQATEARKLKLGMERESSSRARSAGNLGGSFGGGRSAFRGGSSGPSQSYAQYSASALPSGHDQQHVSIFRPGQGS, from the coding sequence atgtgggaggattcccatgaggaggggagccctccggcgggATGGAGTGAGTTTacggatgccttcatagaccatttcttgcctgccgagactatgGCAACCCGTGttgtggagtttgagacccttaaacagggtagtaagagtgtgttggaatatcacatggagttcgtgcgcctgtcaaagtatgctgctcatatgatgccgactatggagACTATGGTGCATCGATTTATGCAGGGCCTTAGCcgtttggttattaatgaggctgccacagctgctctaaattccgacatgaactatgggaagatggtggcatttgcccaaGCTACGGAGGCTCGGAAGTTAAAGCTCGGGATGGAACGagaaagtagtagtagggcccgatcagcgggcaaccttgggggttcattcggaggtgggagatcagcttttcggggaggatcatcagggccatctCAGTCTTATGCTCAGTATTCAGCTAGTGCCCTGCCATCAGGGCACGATCAACAACATGTGAGTATctttaggcccggtcagggcaGTTAG